The following are from one region of the Arachis duranensis cultivar V14167 chromosome 10, aradu.V14167.gnm2.J7QH, whole genome shotgun sequence genome:
- the LOC107470731 gene encoding hexokinase-1, with the protein MWLFQTSFMVGEDVVGELTKSMQKIGLDMRVLALVNDTIGTLAGGRFYNQDVIAAVILGTGTNAAYVERANAIPKWHGPLPKSGDMVINMEWGNFRSSHLPLTEYDVAVDAESLNPGEQIFEKLISGMYLGDIVRIALLKMAEEADFFGDTVPLKLRVAFILRN; encoded by the exons ATGTGGTTGTTCCAGACTTCTTTTATG GTTGGAGAAGATGTCGTGGGAGAACTAACCAAGTCGATGCAAAAAATTGGCTTGGATATGCGAGTTTTAGCTCTA GTTAATGATACCATTGGAACACTAGCTGGAGGCAGATTCTACAATCAGGATGTCATTGCTGCTGTGATCCTTGGTACAGGGACAAATGCAGCATATGTGGAACGTGCAAATGCTATTCCAAAATGGCATGGCCCTCTCCCAAAATCAGGAGACATG GTTATAAACATGGAGTGGGGTAATTTCCGATCCTCACATCTTCCTCTAACAGAATATGACGTAGCTGTAGATGCTGAGAGCTTAAACCCTGGAGAGCAG ATATTTGAGAAGTTGATTTCTGGTATGTATTTGGGGGACATTGTAAGGATAGCTTTATTGAAGATGGCTGAAGAAGCTGACTTTTTCGGAGATACAGTTCCCCTCAAGTTGAGAGTTGCTTTCATACTCAG AAATTGA